Proteins found in one Methylobacter sp. S3L5C genomic segment:
- a CDS encoding WlaTC/HtrL family glycosyltransferase: MDEEEKKALLEIFINNDYVYHIGCMDIDAVTVEHWNLISNSTLPIQPTETNINLTEKNITLVTSVLQTSIEHSLSHPNILYEKVKSLLKPLESSIPVLIYSSPGPAMLAIKERNANSTYLITKEITELKDQALYTNFLQSIKSDSKSDSGKSKAENIAVINFAEVSKMFLLNDATLFNPFNTELFLWVDIEMLPEIVSSLESQNKILSSTLNDIANDARLFLPSITPNKSDIENLDLASQLWLGHDASDLKHKATGSIFGGCKSVINSFNAIYYNCINRLLDNKIKCSASTVLTLSSCSHQDLCNINKKIAIKEQILSSCKRLLKTKE; this comes from the coding sequence TTGGATGAAGAGGAAAAAAAAGCGCTATTAGAGATTTTTATAAATAATGATTATGTATACCATATAGGTTGCATGGATATTGATGCGGTAACTGTTGAGCATTGGAATTTGATTTCAAATAGCACATTACCAATTCAGCCCACAGAAACAAATATCAACCTTACTGAAAAGAACATAACTCTTGTAACTTCGGTATTGCAAACATCAATTGAGCATTCACTGTCTCACCCTAATATTTTATACGAAAAAGTTAAATCATTACTGAAGCCACTCGAATCTAGCATTCCTGTTCTTATTTATAGCTCTCCTGGCCCGGCAATGTTGGCTATAAAAGAAAGAAATGCAAATAGCACGTACTTAATCACAAAAGAGATAACCGAGCTTAAAGACCAAGCCCTCTACACTAACTTTCTTCAATCGATAAAATCAGATTCGAAGTCGGATTCTGGTAAATCTAAAGCAGAAAATATAGCCGTTATTAATTTTGCAGAAGTGTCAAAGATGTTTCTTTTGAACGATGCCACTCTTTTTAATCCATTTAATACAGAGCTTTTTTTATGGGTCGACATTGAAATGCTTCCTGAAATAGTGTCTTCTCTGGAATCTCAAAACAAAATTTTGTCCAGCACGCTTAATGATATTGCTAACGATGCAAGATTATTTTTACCCTCTATTACACCTAATAAATCTGATATTGAGAATCTTGATCTTGCCAGCCAGTTATGGCTAGGCCACGATGCTTCAGATCTAAAACATAAAGCAACAGGCTCTATATTCGGGGGGTGCAAATCAGTAATTAACAGTTTTAATGCAATTTATTATAATTGCATTAACCGTTTATTGGACAATAAAATTAAATGTTCTGCCTCAACAGTACTAACACTGTCATCCTGCTCTCATCAGGACCTATGTAATATAAATAAAAAAATTGCAATTAAAGAACAAATATTAAGCAGTTGCAAGCGATTGTTAAAGACAAAAGAATAA
- a CDS encoding transposase — MNEPAQFIKTFVTDLDAALRKLKPTAKLTPLQKIWLGFCLTGILLTNSVCWAKFERASLGERKIAALSWMFREAKVAWDYLLLASVTLVLKRHGITEGVLVLDESDRARSKRTKRIYGVHKQKHKVSGGYVNGQTVVLLLLVTQTVTLPVGFAFYRPDPALTAWSKEDKRLKKAGMAKKDRPVQPMRDSRYPTKTQLALRLLQAFKDAHGDIKIKAVLADALYGEAGFMDTASRIFDINQVISQLRENQIIEYRSKKRNLKDYFNTINNGVEVTLRVRGGEEVKATVSSARLKVLAHGKKRLVVALKYEGESDYRYLVATNMTWRTMDIIQAYTLRWLVEVFFEDWKLYEGWGREAKQLDEEGSSRGLILSLLLDHCLLLHPEQMARIENKLPAYTVGSLQRKSQMDVLLEFIKTLLEHQNPAEKLKELAVLVDDIFQLMPSGKHMVGRDLGRLEPTTSLQYRAAG, encoded by the coding sequence ATGAACGAGCCTGCGCAGTTTATAAAAACTTTTGTCACCGATTTAGATGCGGCTCTGAGAAAGCTAAAGCCCACCGCTAAACTGACGCCACTACAAAAGATTTGGTTGGGATTTTGTTTGACGGGAATATTACTGACCAATTCGGTGTGCTGGGCGAAGTTCGAGCGTGCGAGCTTGGGAGAACGCAAGATTGCCGCACTTTCGTGGATGTTTCGCGAAGCAAAAGTAGCCTGGGATTATTTGCTTTTGGCGAGTGTGACATTGGTTTTGAAACGGCACGGGATTACAGAAGGTGTACTGGTCCTCGATGAATCGGATCGGGCACGCTCAAAGCGAACCAAGCGAATTTATGGCGTTCATAAGCAAAAACACAAGGTTTCAGGGGGCTATGTCAACGGACAGACGGTGGTTTTATTATTGCTGGTGACGCAGACCGTCACGCTTCCGGTAGGCTTTGCTTTTTACAGGCCTGATCCGGCGCTAACGGCATGGAGTAAGGAAGATAAACGCTTGAAAAAAGCGGGCATGGCGAAAAAAGATCGCCCTGTTCAGCCTATGCGCGATAGTCGGTATCCAACAAAAACGCAACTTGCTTTACGACTGCTGCAAGCTTTTAAGGATGCCCATGGTGATATCAAAATCAAAGCCGTGTTGGCTGATGCCTTGTACGGCGAAGCGGGTTTTATGGATACCGCTTCACGGATATTTGATATTAACCAAGTTATCAGCCAGTTACGCGAGAACCAGATCATTGAATATCGAAGCAAGAAAAGGAATTTGAAGGACTATTTCAATACCATCAACAACGGCGTAGAAGTGACTTTGCGGGTGCGTGGCGGTGAAGAGGTTAAAGCGACCGTGAGCAGTGCTCGATTAAAAGTGCTTGCGCATGGCAAGAAACGCTTAGTCGTTGCCCTGAAATATGAAGGCGAAAGCGATTACCGCTATTTAGTGGCCACCAATATGACGTGGCGCACCATGGATATTATTCAAGCCTACACATTGAGATGGCTTGTAGAGGTTTTCTTTGAGGACTGGAAGCTTTATGAAGGATGGGGGCGTGAGGCCAAACAATTGGATGAAGAGGGATCAAGCCGTGGCCTGATTCTGAGTCTGTTGCTTGACCATTGCCTTCTCCTTCACCCAGAGCAGATGGCCCGTATAGAAAACAAACTGCCCGCGTATACCGTAGGTAGCCTGCAAAGAAAGTCTCAAATGGATGTGCTGCTCGAATTTATCAAAACATTGCTGGAGCACCAGAATCCAGCAGAGAAACTTAAAGAATTGGCTGTACTTGTTGACGATATTTTTCAGTTAATGCCTTCCGGCAAGCATATGGTTGGCAGAGATTTAGGCCGACTGGAACCCACGACTTCGCTACAGTACCGTGCCGCTGGATGA
- a CDS encoding phage/plasmid replication protein — translation MDNFFIDKLNVTQDYLLDGQQLPFVGKEGFYRFDLDTGETQKNPLISDLRLEGSYSSMITIKCDGFRISVYGNPSRWARMDNLFGLKTFEQCIGVYNHILKGFGLPLLTKCTGFTFKVARDGARNIKVYNGAIIKHVDFTRNLSVGLGNEKSFMKALSSHSINRSIQPYLYPNENTVEWYSKNIQGNGSTYRYVKVYCKTTDLLKHQKKHCKGGNEQDYQYYEDLLQYTVKNGVVREEHSFKREYLARNDLCAYGLVKEEDFKKELQVITEIRQRLEVSKMSFETIADQLIEAAICKSRQSANATQFYYSLWLHGEPMIRNTQFKVHKKRLLQVGIDISQKLDISRSPLRLKSCDIIEVKQLSMPDWYRKPKVPTHDFNPKTPLRLVA, via the coding sequence ATGGACAACTTCTTTATTGATAAATTGAACGTTACACAAGATTATTTGCTTGATGGTCAACAATTACCATTTGTCGGTAAAGAAGGGTTTTACCGCTTTGACCTGGACACGGGCGAAACACAAAAAAATCCATTGATTTCTGATTTACGTCTTGAAGGTTCTTATTCATCAATGATAACCATCAAATGTGATGGTTTTCGGATCTCGGTTTATGGCAATCCGTCACGATGGGCACGAATGGATAACCTTTTTGGCTTAAAAACCTTTGAACAATGTATTGGTGTTTATAACCATATTTTAAAAGGTTTTGGCTTGCCTTTGTTAACCAAGTGTACTGGATTTACGTTTAAAGTTGCTCGGGACGGTGCGCGCAATATCAAAGTTTATAACGGTGCAATTATTAAGCATGTGGATTTTACGCGTAACCTTTCGGTTGGGCTTGGCAATGAAAAGTCGTTTATGAAAGCACTGTCTAGCCATTCAATCAATCGATCCATACAGCCGTATTTATACCCGAATGAAAATACCGTCGAATGGTACAGTAAAAATATACAGGGCAATGGCTCGACTTATCGCTATGTCAAAGTTTACTGCAAAACGACCGATTTATTAAAACATCAAAAAAAGCATTGCAAAGGGGGTAATGAACAGGATTATCAGTATTACGAGGATCTCTTACAGTACACCGTTAAAAACGGTGTAGTTCGTGAGGAACACAGTTTTAAACGCGAATATCTGGCGCGTAATGATTTATGCGCTTATGGACTGGTAAAAGAAGAAGATTTTAAAAAAGAGTTACAGGTCATTACTGAAATAAGACAACGCTTGGAGGTTTCCAAAATGTCATTTGAAACAATAGCAGACCAGCTAATCGAAGCCGCAATTTGTAAAAGTCGGCAATCTGCCAATGCTACACAATTTTATTATTCGTTGTGGTTGCATGGTGAGCCAATGATTCGCAATACGCAATTTAAAGTTCATAAAAAACGACTGTTACAGGTTGGCATTGATATTTCTCAAAAGCTGGATATTAGCCGTTCCCCGTTGCGGCTCAAGTCTTGCGATATTATCGAAGTAAAACAGCTTTCAATGCCTGATTGGTATCGAAAACCAAAAGTACCAACGCACGACTTTAACCCTAAAACCCCTTTGCGCTTAGTCGCTTAA
- a CDS encoding IPT/TIG domain-containing protein — protein MTSLKMRSLSLLVFFLLPSLCLGVNCDAFFSDIPGQHTCEVKSNQTLTYVVKAGNGGTWDYDNLKQQCVDRDRPKGLGARIKGTLQVKGDHILYITVGSSGANGCETGSGGGGGGYSSISRSSFNQNPMVVAGGGGGNSFGSRGIGGNGGITPGITTGGSGGNYPDGFGLSGGLTINKYGQINADINSGGLGGVGLTDAYSGGVGGNVKSIGQHPQQPDNTGAAGGGGGFGGFGAEGGYYYYQGNNSESKIGPGGPIDFSSGKYFGAGGQGGSGAGGGGGGYAGGGGGGSNVTDPHRQRSGTDSAGGGGGGSSLMLPGGMAVNSSSAPVVTFLPAPVVNSINPATGPASGGTKINLKGTGFMPDAKVWIGGVLCESLVFISPINLTCITGQNSVNGFDVVVTNPDTQIGLGVGFWGVKIF, from the coding sequence ATGACATCGTTAAAAATGAGATCCCTTTCATTGCTTGTTTTTTTTCTTCTTCCATCACTATGTCTTGGCGTTAACTGTGACGCATTTTTTTCAGATATACCAGGCCAGCATACCTGTGAAGTTAAATCCAATCAAACCTTAACTTATGTCGTAAAAGCCGGTAATGGTGGGACATGGGATTATGACAACCTGAAACAGCAATGTGTTGATCGAGATCGTCCAAAGGGTCTCGGTGCAAGAATTAAAGGTACTCTTCAGGTAAAAGGAGATCATATTCTTTATATTACTGTTGGTTCTTCTGGGGCAAATGGTTGTGAAACTGGTAGTGGCGGTGGCGGGGGCGGATATTCATCCATTTCCAGGTCAAGCTTTAATCAGAACCCCATGGTTGTTGCTGGCGGTGGCGGTGGGAATAGCTTCGGCTCCAGAGGCATTGGAGGCAATGGGGGGATTACCCCAGGAATCACTACAGGTGGATCTGGTGGGAATTATCCTGATGGTTTTGGATTGTCGGGTGGCCTCACGATCAATAAATATGGTCAAATAAATGCAGACATAAATTCTGGTGGACTGGGAGGAGTAGGTTTGACTGATGCTTATTCTGGTGGAGTCGGCGGGAATGTTAAGAGCATAGGCCAACATCCTCAACAGCCGGATAATACTGGCGCGGCCGGTGGTGGTGGCGGTTTTGGTGGTTTTGGTGCAGAGGGAGGTTATTATTACTATCAAGGTAATAATAGTGAATCCAAAATAGGGCCAGGGGGGCCAATCGATTTTTCTTCGGGCAAGTATTTTGGGGCAGGTGGGCAAGGCGGCAGTGGAGCTGGCGGCGGCGGCGGCGGATACGCTGGAGGAGGAGGAGGGGGCTCTAATGTTACTGATCCTCACCGTCAACGTTCAGGAACTGATAGTGCTGGAGGCGGTGGTGGCGGAAGTAGCTTAATGCTACCAGGAGGAATGGCAGTAAATTCTTCCAGTGCTCCAGTTGTGACTTTTTTACCTGCTCCAGTTGTTAATAGCATTAATCCAGCCACAGGGCCTGCATCGGGAGGAACTAAAATAAACCTTAAGGGTACAGGATTTATGCCTGATGCAAAAGTATGGATAGGTGGAGTTCTATGTGAATCTTTGGTATTTATTTCGCCAATTAACCTTACATGTATTACGGGGCAAAATTCAGTGAACGGATTTGACGTTGTCGTTACAAACCCGGATACACAGATAGGCTTAGGTGTTGGATTTTGGGGCGTAAAAATTTTTTAA